The genomic interval TGGTACAGCGGCAGCAGGTAGTTCAGCGCGTCGTCGACCACCTTCAGGTAGTCGGCATCGCCCATGCCGCGCGGCAGGCCGATGTCCCAGTCGCTTTTGGCCTTGCGCGCCGGGAAGTTCTGCTCGCAGTGCAGCGACACGGTGATCGCGTCCGGGGTGTCTTCGAGGATGCGCGCGGTGCCGTCGCCCTGGTGCACATCGCAGTCGAAGATCAGCACGCGGCCGGCCCGTCCGCTCGCCAGCAGGTAGCGGGCGATCACCGCCAAATCGTTGAAAATGCAGAAGCCGGAAGGGTGGTCGTAGTGGGCGTGGTGGGTGCCGCCGGCCAGGTGGCAGGCGAGCCCGTGCTCCAGGGCCAGCTCCGCGGCCAGCAGCGAGCCGCCCACCGCCAGCACGGTGCGCCGGGCCAGCGCCGGGGTCCAGGGCAGGCCCAGGCGGCGCAGTTCCTCGCGGCTCAGCTCGCCGCTGCAGTAGCGCTCGATGTAGGCCGGAGCGTGGGCCAGGGCGAGGATGTCCGCCGGGCAGGGCTCGGGGCGGCGCAGTGCGCCGTCGGTGGTCAGGCCGCTGTCGACCAGGTGATCGTGCAGCAGGCGGAACTTCTCCATGGGA from Azotobacter salinestris carries:
- a CDS encoding histone deacetylase family protein → MPLPLVYHDEYSPSFPDGHRFPMEKFRLLHDHLVDSGLTTDGALRRPEPCPADILALAHAPAYIERYCSGELSREELRRLGLPWTPALARRTVLAVGGSLLAAELALEHGLACHLAGGTHHAHYDHPSGFCIFNDLAVIARYLLASGRAGRVLIFDCDVHQGDGTARILEDTPDAITVSLHCEQNFPARKAKSDWDIGLPRGMGDADYLKVVDDALNYLLPLYQPDMVLYDAGVDVHKDDALGYLQLTDAGLAARDSAVLRHCLEREIPVLGVIGGGYDRDRAALARRHGILHHSAARLWREQGLS